The Bacillota bacterium region GGACGCCCTGGAAGAGGACGGGCTCATCTTCCGGCGCCACGGGGAAGGCACCTTCGTTGCCCACCGACCGGTGGTGGCAACGCTTGCCCGGCTTCAGGGGTTCACCGAGGAACTGGCGGAGCAGGGCCTCAACTTCGAGGCGAAGGTGCTCGGCAGCCGGGTGCTTCCGGCCACCGCGGAGGTGGCCACGGCGCTGGGCCTGGAGAGCGGCGCGGAGGTCGTCGAGATCAGCAGGGTGGTTTTGCTGGACGGGCAGCCGCTCTTCGCCGACGACAGCTTCCTGCCGGGCGCGGCAGGCCGCATGGTGCTGGCTGCCGAGCCAGGTCAGACCATCTACTCAGCCCTGCAAGCAGTGGGCTTCTCCGTGGCGTCCGGTGAACAAACCATTGAAGCAGCACCGGCCAGCCGCCGCGAGGCCGAACGCCTGCGCATCCGCGTCGGCCAGCCCGTCCTGCTGATCCGGCGCATCACCCGGCTTGCAGACGGGACACCGGTGGAGTTCAGGCGCGTCGCGTACCGCGGCGACAGGTACCGTTACCGTATCTCTCTGGTTCGCCGGCCTGTGAGCGGGCAGCCCGGCACCTAAGGTTCCATGAGAAAGCCGAGTTCGCGCAGGCGCCCGGCGATGGCGTCCAGGCGCGCCTGGCTAGGGGCCTCGATCGTGTGCAGGTGTGGCCCGCCCGTCAGCGTGAGCAGAGGGGCCGCGCCGCTTGCCTTCAAATTAGCCACGAATTCCTTCACGTCGGCCCGGCTTGCGGTCATGACGAGCCCTCGCAGTTCCCCGTAGAGCGGGTGCTCCACGATGACGTCCACCACCCGCCCGCCCAGGTCACAGACGGCGTTGAGTTCCGTTTCGATGTCCTCGGGGCCGTGGGTGACCGCCATCACCCGGCGGCAGGCGTATTGGGGATCCGAGCGCGGCGCCTGCGCCCACAGGTAGCCCCTGGGCGTCGCAACGATCGGCTCGCCGGCGGCCCGCAGTACCGTGACGTCCTGGACGATCACCTGCCGGCTGACCCCCAGCCGGTCGGCGAGCTGCCCGCCGGGCACCGGGGCGCCTGACTGCCGGAGGATGTGAACGAGTGCTTGCCGGCGAGCCTCGGGGCCGCGGTCGGCGGCGGTGCGACTTGCCCGCTCGGCCTCCTCCCCCGCAGACGCTGGCCTCTCGCGCACCGGGTTGCAAACCTCCTGCCCTTTACTATAATACAGAGCAGAGAATGACAAGACACCTGACAAGGCAGCCACCGCCTCAAGAGGCTGCCG contains the following coding sequences:
- a CDS encoding GntR family transcriptional regulator, producing MSDTLAPGILKGGILPLYYQLQNTLRQRIESGQWSPGERLPGERELARLFSVSRTTVREALDALEEDGLIFRRHGEGTFVAHRPVVATLARLQGFTEELAEQGLNFEAKVLGSRVLPATAEVATALGLESGAEVVEISRVVLLDGQPLFADDSFLPGAAGRMVLAAEPGQTIYSALQAVGFSVASGEQTIEAAPASRREAERLRIRVGQPVLLIRRITRLADGTPVEFRRVAYRGDRYRYRISLVRRPVSGQPGT
- a CDS encoding transcription repressor NadR — protein: MRERPASAGEEAERASRTAADRGPEARRQALVHILRQSGAPVPGGQLADRLGVSRQVIVQDVTVLRAAGEPIVATPRGYLWAQAPRSDPQYACRRVMAVTHGPEDIETELNAVCDLGGRVVDVIVEHPLYGELRGLVMTASRADVKEFVANLKASGAAPLLTLTGGPHLHTIEAPSQARLDAIAGRLRELGFLMEP